One region of Armigeres subalbatus isolate Guangzhou_Male chromosome 3, GZ_Asu_2, whole genome shotgun sequence genomic DNA includes:
- the LOC134224321 gene encoding LOW QUALITY PROTEIN: poly(A) polymerase beta-like (The sequence of the model RefSeq protein was modified relative to this genomic sequence to represent the inferred CDS: deleted 1 base in 1 codon; substituted 1 base at 1 genomic stop codon), giving the protein MTIVNYAANANARGSSSRVQSQASNPHTTVGSSSVEPAGRSSFPNRFVVNKSSSTMWSASNGGGGGGSSTTTNSTQSKTLGMTSAISLAEPKPEDIQKTTELGKALEPYNVFEEESELNHRMEILAKLNTLVKQWVRDVSISKNMPESLAEKLGGKIYTFGSYRLGVHHKGADIDALCVAPRNIERSDYFGSFFELLKKQPEVTECRAVEEAFVPVIKMNFDGIEIDLLFARLALKEIPDNFDLRDDKLLKNLDPKSVRSLNGCRVTDEILRLVPNIDNFRLALRAIKLWAKKYVFQIEYXLKILISCCFFAEHGIYSNSLGYFGGVSWAMLVARTCQLYPNAVAATLVHKFFLVFSRWKWPQPVLLKQPDTVNLGFQVWDPRVNVQDRFHLMPIITPAYPQQNSTFNVSSSTRKVMLNEFNRGMQITDEIMLSKAGWDKLFEAPSFFFKYRHFIVLLVTSNNADDHLEWCGLVESKIRYLILNLERNQHINLAHVNPKCFEQHEQNQTERTRDSDGGRTTTLCSLWFIGLEFERSENLNVDLTESIQSFTDSVHKHAVHIKLLKDGMKIEARHVRRKQLSQYLDPNLLKRERKNSDSGLSLSSIAAVAAAANTSGGGGGTTLRKRHSSEHLQGIVNKKGRNDSFEQSPSNTSSQSSSSSSQSSQGAGSLSAAKLTNTSVASLNTTNNNSVSSNEIPNNNSSNTATPDVDFVAAEPSTNYNHTNHNDNVSSTNATLLLDDSSSEATEPEAIQLQTTTAQTSLTTTQTANPVPQQPPQTATEVVCS; this is encoded by the exons ATGACCATTGTCAATTACGCAGCTAATGCCAATGCAAGAGGCAGCAGCAGTCGAGTGCAATCACAAGCATCGAACCCTCATACAACAGTAGGGTCGTCGTCAGTGGAACCAGCTGGCCGATCATCGTTCCCGAACAGGTTCGTTGTAAATAAATCGAGCAGCACAATGTGGAGCGCCAGTAATGGCGGTGGCGGAGGGGGATCTTCCACCACTACCAACAGCACCCAGTCCAAAACCCTTGGAATGACTTCGGCCATCAGTTTGGCAGAGCCGAAACCGGAAGACATTCAAAAGACAACGGAACTGGGAAAAGCGCTCGAGCCGTACAATGTGTTTGAGGAAGAATCAGAGCTCAACCATCGAATGGAAATCCTAGCGAAGTTGAACACACTCGTTAAGCAGTGGGTGAGAGATGTTTCTATATCGAAGAACATGCCAGAATCGTTAGCCGAGAAGCTGGGTGGGAAAATTTACACATTTGGATCGTATCGATTGGGAGTGCACCATAAAGGAGCGGATATTGACGCGTTGTGCGTAGCTCCGCGGAACATCGAACGATCGGACTATTTCGGGTCATTTTTCGAACTGCTGAAAAAGCAGCCGGAAGTGACCGAGTGCCGGGCCGTAGAGGAGGCGTTTGTACCTGTAATAAAGATGAATTTTGATGGAATCGAAATCGATTTATTGTTTGCACGATTGGCGCTCAAAGAAATTCCGGACAACTTCGATCTGCGCGACGATAAATTACTGAAGAATCTAGATCCAAAGTCGGTTCGAAGCTTGAACGGGTGTCGAGTGACGGACGAAATACTGCGGCTGGTTCCCAACATCGACAACTTCCGACTGGCACTACGGGCGATAAAATTGTGGGCTAAAAAGtatgtttttcaaattgaatattaatTAAAGATTTTAATAAGTTGTTGTTTTTTTGCAGAACATGGAATCTACTCAAATTCTCTGGGATATTTTGGTGGTGTGTCGTGGGCCATGTTGGTCGCGAGAACGTGTCAGTTGTACCCAAATGCGGTAGCTGCTACATTGGTGCATAAGTTTTTCTTAGTATTTTCCCGCTGGAAGTGGCCACAGCCAGTGCTTCTCAAGCAACCCGACACTGTGAATCTGGGATTCCAGGTATGGGATCCCCGAGTTAATGTGCAGGACCGGTTCCATTTGATGCCGATCATTACGCCGGCCTATCCACAACAGAATTCCACATTCAACGTGTCCAGCTCGACCAGGAAGGTCATGTTGAATGAGTTCAACCGCGGGATGCAAATCACCGACGAAATTATGCTTAGTAAGGCCGGCTGGGACAAGCTCTTCGAGGCGCCGAGTTTCTTCTTCAAGTACCGGCATTTCATTGTACTATTGGTGACCTCGAACAATGCTGATGATCACCTGGAATGGTGTGGTTTGGTAGAGTCTAAGATTCGGTATCTGATTCTAAACTTGGAACGTAACCAGCATATCAATCTGGCCCATGTAAATCCCAAGTGTTTCGAACAACACGAACAGAATCAAACGGAGCGTACAAGAGACAGCGATGGTGGCAGGACCACCACGCTGTGTTCTTTGTGGTTTATCGGATTGGAGTTCGAACGATCGGAAAATTTGAACGTAGATTTAACGGAGAGCATACAGAGTTTTACCGATTCCGTGCACAAACATGCT GTGCATATCAAACTTCTCAAAGACGGTATGAAAATTGAAGCGCGCCACGTCCGGCGAAAGCAACTGAGCCAGTATCTGGATCCGAACTTGCTCAAACGGGAACGCAAAAATTCCGACTCGGGTCTTTCGTTATCCAGTATAGCGGCGGTTGCTGCAGCCGCCAACACCAGCGGCGGCGGTGGTGGCACCACACTCCGAAAGCGGCATTCCTCTGAACATCTTCAGGGGATAGTCAATAAGAAAGGAAGGAACGATTCT TTTGAACAGTCTCCGTCGAACACGTCCTCGCAGTCATCGTCGTCTTCGTCGCAATCCTCGCAAGGAGCGGGTTCGTTGTCTGCAGCAAAACTTACCAACACCTCGGTAGCGTCTCTGAACACAACTAACAACAACTCCGTTAGTAGTAACGAGATCCCTAACAATAACAGCAGCAATACTGCCACACCGGACGTCGATTTCGTCGCAGCGGAACCATCTACGAACTATAACCATACGAACCATAACGATAACGTGTCGTCGACCAACGCGACATTACTGTTGGATGATTCATCATCCGAAGCAACC GAGCCGGAGGCAATACAATTACAGACGACCACTGCACAGACTTCGTTGACCACGACGCAAACAGCTAATCCCGTACCACAACAGCCGCCACAGACCGCTACCGAGGTGGTTTGCTCATGA